The nucleotide sequence AGAGAATCGAATAAAATTTTCTTTGCATTAAGATAATTCTGGAAGTCGCCGTGAAAATCAAGATGTTCGGCTGTAATATTTGTGAACACAGCGAATGTAAAATCCAATCCATACACTCTTTTAAGAACAAGTGAATGAGAAGAAACTTCCATAACAGCAAAATCACATCCCGAAGTATGTATCCGGTTTAACATTTTATTCAGATCATTCGATTCCGGAGTTGTCAGACGTGATTCTATTTTTTCTTTACCAATGTAGTTCGAAATTGTTCCTATCAAACCAACTTTATAACCGGATGTCTCGTATATGTTTTTTAGAAAATAGGATGTCGTCGTTTTTCCATTTGTTCCTGTTATACCAATTAATCTTAGTTTTTTTGATGGGTTGTCGAAAAAGGCTTTAGATAATTCTGCTAATGCTCTGCGACCATCTTCAACAATTATCTTAATTACTTTTAAATGATTTACAAGTGAATCAGGTATTGCATCACTGTTTTCCAACACTACTGCAATAGCTTTTTTATTCAGTGCATCCTGTACAAACAGATGACCATCAGTTTTATATCCTTTAATAGCCACAAAAACAGAACCGTCTGCTACTTTTCTTGAATCATACTCGATCCCGGTTACTTCCTGATGAGGTGGAGTTCCAATAACCTGAATTGAGGTAACTTTATTTAATAATTCGTTCAGTAACATTAATATATCCTTGCACCTGTAGGAGTTATCGGAGAACAAGTAAGTATGCAGGTTTTCTTTTTATCTATTGCGTTTCCGGGGGAAATACTTTGCTCAGTTACAACTCCCGAACCTGATACAGACCATTTAATTTTTAAATCATTTAATATTAATATCGCCTCCTTTATTGTTTTTCCTGTTAAATCTGGCATCAGATTTTTTCCTCTGCTGGAGATGAAAATATTCTGTGTGCCTGTGATAGAAGATCTGTTTTTCGATTCAAGTTCAACAATATTGTCGTTAAAAGAGTCACCCTTGTGTTCAGTAATTTTAATATCCTGATGAGGAACAGAGTTATCGTACATCCCATTTTCCAAATCATGAATTCTTGAAATTATTTTTTTAAAAACCGGGGCTGAAACGGCTCCGCCATAGTACTGCCCTTTTGGTTTATTGATCAAGACAAAGCACACAATTTCCGGTTTATCAGCAGGATAAAATCCTATGAATGAAGAATAGTATTGAGTATTAGAATATTTACCATCAATTACGAGTTTTGAAGTTCCTGTTTTTCCTCCAATAGAAAGCGATTCGATTTTTGCCTGGCTGCCAGTTCCGTTTTCAACAGCTCCCAATAAAATATTTCGCATTCGCTCGGATGTTTTTTCTGAAACTACTCTTCTAACCGCAACAGGTGAAAACTCTTCTACTATTTTTCCATTTTTATCAACTTGCCTCTTGACAATTTGTGGACGATACAAGATACCGCCATTTACCACAGCACAGAAAGCATTAGTTAATTGAAGAGGTGTAACCGAAATATTATATCCGTGAGACATGTAAGTTTTTGTTAGTTTAGACCATTTGTCAAGTTCTACGAGTTTTCCAGTAACTTCACCCGGAAGTGAGATTGATGTAAAGGTTCCAAATCCAAAGCCCCGCACATATTGATAATATTTTTCATCACTAATCCGCTGGACCAGTTTGGCTATACCAATGTTACTCGATTCTTCAATAATTTCCCTGACGGTTAATGATTCAAACTTATGTGTATCTCTGATGTAGTTGTTTCTGAATTTGTAAACTCCGTTTTCGACATTAATTCTTTCAGCTTCATTACAAGCTTTTTCTTCCAGTAATGCAGCAAGTGTTATAACCTTAAAAGTTGATCCTGGTTCGTAAGAATCTGTAATTGCCCGGTTCTTCCTTTCAAAATCATTGTATTCCCAGAAATTATTTGGATCATAATCGTTGATATTTGCTAAAGCAAGTATCTCGCCCGAATTTGGATTCATAATAATGCAAGTTGCAGATTCACCGCCATTTGACTTTAAACTTTCTTTGAGTTCCTCTTCTGCGATTGCCTGATATCTCTTATCAATTGTGAGATAAATATCATCGCCAGGAACTGAAGGTTGAGTTTCATTTTCTGAAATTGAAATTATATCCCCCATAGCATTTCGTTCTACTATCCTGAATCCGTCTCTTCCTTTTAAGATGTGATCAAAACTTTTTGAAATTCCGTTAACTCCTTTATAATCATTATCAACGTACCCGATGATATGTGAAGCGAGTGAGCCATAATGGAAGACACTCACGGGTTCTTCAACATAAAAGAATGCGTGATTCTTATATTCAAAAAGGTTAACTGATTTTTCAAAGGAGACTTTTTTCTCAAGACAGATGGTCTTCCCTGTTCCTCTCATAAGATTTAAATAATGTTTCTTACTTTTTCCGATAACTTTTGAAAAGATGCCGGCAAGTTTAGTTTTCTCGGTCTGAGGAAGCATGCGTAGATCAACAAAGAAAGAATAATCATTTCTATTATATACCAGTAAAACCTCATTCCGGTCAAAGATAAACCCTCGCTCTGCTTTTATTGTTTGAGTGTTGGTCTGTTGTCGTTTTGCGAAATAACTAAGTTCATCACTTTTTACAATTTGAAGATTAATTAATCTGTACACTAATGCACCGAATAGAAGCATTGTAAAAATCAGCACTAAAAGAACCCGGGAATTATTCATTCGGAATTCCAGCATTTTCTGAGAGTTCAATGATGTCTGATTTCAGAATAGTAATTCTATTTTCCTCATCATTTGTAGTATCGGTCAGACCTAATTCGAGCACAGCATACTTCTTTACCAAATCTTCTGCAGTAAGCATTTGATAGTTCGCTTTTAGTCCTACCATAACAGTCTTTTCTGTTTTTATTATATTCTCTAACTGCGTTAGTTCACGCTGTAGTTCTTCATATTTTAAACGCATTCCCTGTACGATGAGAATTATGATTGTTATTAAAATCAAAAAAGAAGCAATAACAACAATTAAAGGTTTAGAAGTTTGTTTCATATTCTCTCAGCAACTCTCAATTTTGCACTGCGCGCTCGTTTATTATTTAATATTTCAAATTCTGACGGAACAATCGGTTTTTTTGTAAGAATATTTAATCTTTTCACTTTACCACAATTACAAATCGGCGAATCTGGAGGACAAACACAACTCAGGTTTTCGTATTTAAAGAAATCTTTTACGATCCTATCTTCAAGAGAATGATAACTGATTACAACCAATCTTCCGCCCTTTCTTAATACAGGCAAAGAATTATTAAGAAATGATTTTAGTACAGCAAGCTCATCATTAACATATATTCGCAACGCCTGGAAAACACGTGATAATGTTTTAGTCAGATACTTCGGGTTAGTTACCGATGCAATTATTTTTTTTAATTCATCAGTAGATTCAATTCTTTTTTTATCACGAGCTAAAGAAATCTGATGCGCTATTTTTCTTGAATTTTTCTCTTCACCATAATTGTAAATTACATCGGCGATTTTATCTTCGGATTCCTCATTAATAAAATCCGCAGCAGTTTTCTTGAAGCTTTTATCTAATCGGAGATCCAGTGCTGAATCAACACTGTAAGAAAAACCTGCTGCGGCATTATCCAGTTGAAAAGAAGAAACTCCCAGGTCCGCGAAAATTCCGTCAAAGAACTCTAACGATTCTATCTTCGCGATAACATCAACAAACGAAAAATTGAAGTTATACAGTTTAATTCTATCCTTATTATTAAATTTATTTTTACAATAATTGAAAGCATTCAGATCTACATCAGTAGAGACAATTTTACCCTTCGTACTTAATCTGTTAAAAATTTCCTCAGTATGTCCGCCAAATCCAAGTGTCCCTTCAAAGTAAATTCCATCTTTACTTAGTAACTAAGTAGTCAACGCTTTCTTTCAGTAAAACAGGAGAATGAACCAGAAACATTAATCGGTCATTACTTTAGAGGCAATCTCTTCATAACTCATAGGAGACTGCTTCAAGTATTCATCATACACTTTTGGATTCCAGACTTCAATTTTTCTCAGAGCACCAATGATCAAAACTTCTTTCTCAATCTTTGCATAGTCAATCAGCATTTGAGGGATCAATATTCTTGACTGCGAATCCATGATATCTTCGTGTGCATATTGAACGAACATTCTTATAAATCTAAGATCGTCAGGTTGGAACTGGTTAAGCTTCAAAAGTTTTTCTTCAATTTTCTGCCATTCATCCAGGGGGTACAAATCAATACAACTTGATAACCCTTTGGTCATCACAATAGTATCATTTGCATCGGGCGAAATGTGTTTGCGTACTTTTGCCGGAATGCTAATTCTGCTCTTTGAATCTATCGAATATGTAAACTGACCTTTAAACAATTTAATACCATTATTTGGGAATATTCACCACTTTTCCCCACAACACCCCGAAAATAATGGAAAATTTTACTGAAAGTCAAGAAGTATTTTAAAAAAATAAAAATTTAAGTTAAGATTTATCCGGACGGACCTGTGGGTCTAAAAGGGGAAATAACAGAAAAGTAAGACTAAAATCCATAGTCGAGCCAACTGCCGGAATCGAACCGGCGACCTGCTCATTACGAATGAGCTGCTCTACCAGCTGAGCTAAGTTGGCTAAAAAAAATTCTACCGATTATTTTTATTATATATACATGCATCTGATCATCCATAATTCTGATGCTGCTATACAACTATAAATCGTTATCTAATTTTCTTTTTGTGTCTGTTTTTCCTTAATCGTTTTTTTCTTTTATGAGTAGACATTTTATGACGTTTTCTTTTTCTTCCACAAGGCATTCGATTTTCCTTTTCTTAAATTGATTAATGTGAGGTTAATAATTCCTGAGCTCTTTTACCTGCATCTGAGTTTGGATCTATTTCAACTGTTTTTTTGAACCATTCTTTTGAAGCTTCCATATTTCTTGCCGTGAGATTTACGATTCCAAGATTTAAATGAGCAATTTGATGTTTAGGCTGATACTTGAGCGCGTTTTCCATTTCTGCTATGGCTGTATTGTAGTCATTTAAATTGTAATAACAAATCGCCATATCAACCCGTGCATCCGCGTTTGCAGGATTTTTGATTAAATAGTTTTTATAATTTGTTACAGCTTTCTCGAAAAGACCTGAATCCTGAAGTAAGTGTGCAAGATGTAAAGTTGATTCCATATCTTCAGGATTAGCAGCAATTTTATTTTCCAGATTATTTATCTCCTGCATATTCGCCATATTAACAGTAGAATTCTGCGATTCAGTATTCATCTGTGTCACATTTTGCTGAACCCCGGAATCAAAAACTCCTGTAACTATTAAGATGGTAATGAATGTAACTACAACTACTAAAGAAATGATCAGAATTTTTTTATTATCAAGCACTTTTTCATTATTAGCTTTATTCTCTTTGCTGTTTATCTTCTCAGAATTTACGTTCCGTTGGATAGTTTTCCTTGTCTGCTGCTTTTCAGTTGTATTATATTTTCTATCCTTCAACAAAATTCCGCAACTGAAACAAACAGAATTTTCAATCGGATTTTCTTCTCCACAATTCTTACAAATAACAATCTGGTTGGAATTTTTAACAGGTTTATCTTGTAAATAATCCCCAGCGGATGTAATCCTGCAACCACAATTAGGACAGAAATTAAATTCCCCTTCGAATTTGAAACCACATTCTTTACAATAATTCACTATTCATTATCTCCGGTTTTTTTCCAGCATACCTGTATTTACCAAATCTTTAAAGTCCTTCGAAAATTTAAATGATGGAACATAATGTTCAGGAACAAAAACTGATTCACCAGTTTTTGGATTTCTGGCTTGTCGCGCATTTTTCTTTTTTACTCTGTAACTACCAAAACCTCTTATCTCTATTCCCTTACCTTCTTTTAACGCTTCAATAACAGTCTTTAAAAACCCTTCTACAATTGCTTCAGTTTCTAATTTGGTAAGCCCAGTACCGGCTGCAACTTTATCAACAATGTCAGCCTTTGTCATCTTATATACCTTTTACTTAATAATTAAATAATTAATTTTTAAAATCAGGGCGTTAAGGTAAGCAAGTTTTGCTGTAAAATCAATCAATATAGTCAGTTACAGGAATATACATACAGAATCAAGCTAATGGTTAGATTTTTTTCATTTCTAATCAAATTCCGAATTGCTAATTTTTTAACAAAAATTGAATTATTATGGAAACCAAGCTTTACATAAAAAATATGGTATGCGATCGCTGCATTAAAGTTGTTAAATCTGAATTAAGTCAATTGGGTTATAATGTTGTTCAGATTACTCTCGGCGAGGCGATTATTGAATCAGATAAATCCCACGATTTAACTGAGATTAAAAATGTTCTTGTTGGGAACGGTTTTGATTTGGTTGATGATAAAACTTCTAAACTCATAGAGAAAATTAAAGTTCTGATTATAAATAAAATTCATCATGATTCTGAAGCACTTGAAAAGTTCAGTTTTTCAAAATTCATTTCCAAAGAAATTGCCGTTAATTACAGTCACCTAAGTTCTGTTTTTTCGGCTGGTGAAGGAATCACAATTGAAAAATTTATAATCAAACAGAAGATTGAAAAAGTGAAAGAGTTATTAACGTATGACGAATTAACATTAAGTGAAATAGCATATAAGTTAGGTTATAGCAGTGTTCAACATCTGTCTAATCAGTTTAGACAAGTTACCGGTTTAAATCCTACATATTTCAAGAAACTTAAAGACCGAAAAAGAAATCCACTAGATCATTTGGAATGATGCACTAATAATTTGTAACATTTCCACAATAATCTGTAACGCACTTCCTGAACTCTGTACTTAAATTTGTTCCGTAATTAAATAATAAAAAATTTATGTTAGGATAATAATGATCAAAATTTTTAAAATAGAAGGAATGAGCTGTCATCACTGCGTAATGGCAGTTCAAAAAAATCTTGAAAAGTTAAATCTTGAAAAAATTAAAGTACAGATCGGTTCTGCCGACGTCGAGTTTGATGAACAAAAAATTAATGAAAATCAAATCATTAAAGCAATTGAAGACGCAGGATACAAAGTAGTTCACTAATTAACTTAAATATTCATGATGAGCGATAATCAAAAACATAATTTTAGTTTTGAGAAGATCAGTGTCCCCGTTGAAGGTATGACGTGTGCAAGTTGTGTTGCTCGTGTAGAAAAAACACTCAGCAAACTTGATGGAATAAAAAATGTTACCGTTAATCTGGCATCCGAGAAGGCTACTTTTGAATTTGACCCCCAAGCAGTTTCGCAGGAAGATATTTCCAATGCAATTGAGGATGCTGGTTACAAAATTGATTTATCTTCTCTGTACAATAAAGATAAATCATCTGGTCACTCAACTGATAGAAAATCTGATTTTGATAAGGAGTTAAGAACGGATTTTTTAATCGCAGTAGTGTTAACGATTCCGATTTTTTTATTGAGCATGGGAATGATGTGGAACTGGACAATGGATTCCCTGCCTTTTTCTCATGAAACTTTAAATAAAATTATTTTCTTACTTACGATTCCTGTGATATTTATTTCAGGAAAACGGTTCTATAAAATCTTCTGGAAAAATCTTCAGCACTTCACTGCGGATATGAACTCACTTGTAGCAATTGGCACTGGATCAGCATTTTTATACAGCACTTTACTTGTACTATTTCCTGAAATTGTATCCGATCAATCATCCAGTCATCACGTATATTTTGAAACCGCTGCGGTAATAATAACTCTCATTTTAATGGGGCGATGGCTTGAAAGCAAAGCAAAATCAAAAACTAATCTTGCCATTAAAAAACTTATTGAATTAAAACCCCAAAAAGTGTTGGTGAGAAAAGATGGCGTTGAACAAGAAATTTTAATCGAAGATTTATCACCTGGTAATATCGTAATTATTAAACCTGGCAGTAAAATTCCGGCAGACGGAAATATTATCACAGGATATTCTGTAGTTGATGAATCAATGATAACCGGTGAATCGCTTCCTATTGAAAAAAACAAAGGTTCGAAAGTTATTGGAGGAACGATTAATAAAACCGGCACATTCGAGTTCGAAGTAACAGCAGTAGGTGATAATTCAGTACTCGGTCAAATAATAAAAATGGTTGAAGAAGCTCAGGGTTCAAAAGCTCCGATTCAAAAGATGGCAGATAAAATTGCTTCTATATTTGTTCCGGTAATAATACTGATCGCTCTGTTTACTTTTATCGGTTGGTTAATTTTTAGTTCGGCGGGATTTAGTGCTGCACTTATTAATTTTGTATCCGTTTTGATAATTGCCTGCCCATGTGCGCTTGGTCTTGCAACACCAACTGCTATTATTGTAGGAACGGGTAAAGGAGCTGAGAAAGGAATACTAATAAAGAATGCTGAAAGTTTGGAGCTTGCACATAAGATTGATACTATCATCTTTGATAAAACAGGAACACTCACAACAGGAAAACCTGTTGTTAATTCAATCCACACGAATAGATTAAATGAAAATGAACTTTTACAATTAGCTGGTTCACTTGAGCAAAGGTCTGAACATCCGATTGCAAATGCGATTGTTAATTATGCGAAGAACAGAAACATTACTTTTACGAATGTTGAAGAATTTATAAGTCTCACAGGTTCAGGATTGAAAGGAAGTATTAACAGTAATGAAGTCCTTGCAGGTAACAAAACTTTAATGGATAATTATTCAATAAGTACTGAATTCTTTCGTCCGTTCCTTGATGACACTTCAAACCAAAGTAAGTCTCATGTCTTTATTGCAGTAAATGGTAGAGCTGAAGGATTAATTTTTTTAGAGGATGAATTGAAAAGCAACTCCGGAGAAGTAATCAATAAACTAAAAGAAATGAAACTGACAACGGTTTTACTTAGTGGTGATAATAATGCTGCTGCAAAAACAATATCAGAAAAAGCCGGGTTTGATAGTTTCAAAGCAGAATTACTTCCTGATGATAAGTTAAATGCTATTACCGACTTTCAAAACTCAGGAAAAATAGTTGCTATGGTAGGTGATGGAATTAATGATGCACCAGCACTGACGAAGAGTGATATCGGAATTGCAATCGGAACAGGAACTGATGTAGCAATTGAATCAGGTGATATTGTTTTAATGAGTGGTGATCTGAATGGAGTAGTTAATGCAATAAAACTCTCTCGTCTTACAGTAAGATCAATAAAGCAAAATCTTTTCTGGGCTTTTATTTATAATCTGATAGGAATTCCTCTTGCCGCGTTTGGTTTACTTAATCCAATGATAGCAGCATTGGCGATGTCATTCAGTTCTGTTTCTGTGGTGAGTAACTCGTTAAGATTAAAACGCAAGAAGTTCTAATCACATCCAACGGTTTAATCGATTCCGTAAAGAGTGCAAAGATCAAAATATGTTTTTCCCGCAAATAATTGTGAAAAACCTGCAGACAATTGAACCATAAATGAATCACCGGAAGCAACAGTAAAAGTATCCACAATACTGTAATCTTTCCAGATTATATCTTCAACCGTTACATTTGAAGATTGAACCACTGAACCGTTTCTAACTAATGATAGTATTGCTTTTCCGTAAATATTATTTGTTACTGCTGTACTCTTTGACCAAAATGTTAATTTGAATTTATTAAATTGTGTTTTTACCGGAACTTTAATTTGTGCAAAAACTTCAGGAGGTTGAGTTGCTTCTAATTGAAGAGAGAAATTGCCGCCACCATTAGGAACATCGTTTGATGAATCACTCAATGCTGGCAGTATCCATCCATCAGAAGTAAATTTTCCATTTTTTTCAAATGAAGTACTCAGAAGTGTGTTCTCATCAGTTGGTTCTGTAGTGTTTTCTGTACAAGATATTGCAATCCAAACCAGACTGACTATACTCAATCCAATAAATATAAATTTGAATTTCATAATGATTTAGAATAAAATTTTTTTAACAATAAATTATTTTTTGTAACAGATTACTTAAAATCTATTCAGGATTAATTAAATAAAAAAGGTCGGTTACCCGACCTGAAAAATTTTTGAACATATCATTCTGCTGCAGGACCTCTTGCAGAGACAACTTTACTCCTCTCAATTGCCTGAAGCGCAAAATAGTTCTCACCAAATTTGACCATATTCTCCATTTCAGTATCAAACTGATCATAATGTGTTTCTTCATCAAGCACTAACTCTTCAAAGATTTTTTTAGAAACTGCATCAGCATTCGCAGAACATTCATTCGCCCAGAGGTTATACTCTTTCGCGCTTTCATCTTCCATATCAGCAGCACACTTCAGCATATCTTTCGGTTCCTTTATCTTCTTAACCGTACCAACGATCTTCATTTCGACATCACCTTTCAGAAAAAGAATTCTTTCAGATAACTTTTCAACATGAATCATTTCCTGAATGGCGGTTTTCTTAAATAGGCTGGCAAGCAAATCATATCCCTGATCATCGCAATGAAAATGAAAATACATATACTGATGGATGGCAAGAAGTTCATCAGCGACTGCTTTGTTCAAGAGTTCAATACTCTTATTAAATTTTTTCTTACTCATTATTAATCTCCCTTAATTTTAAAATTGACATCACAAATTTACAAAAAATAACTAAGGTTTTGGAAGGCGCTCCAAATATGAATAATTACTGAGCACAGCAAAAGTTTCTATTTTTCTCAGGTCATCAATAGTTCTACAATTCATGTAACTCATCGAACTTCTCAAACCATCCGAAATAGCATTAACAACATTTTGCACGGCACCTTTGTATGAAACCATCGTTTCCTCACCTTCAATAAATTCATTTTTCATTTTTACACCGAATGATGCTGAGCCGCGATATTTTTTCCAGAGTTGATCGTTGTAACGGATCACTTCACCCGGAGTTTCTCTTGTTCCGGCGAGCAGTCTGCCCAGCATTACTGCATCAGCTCCGAGTGCAATTGCTTTTGCGACATCACCGGCGCCCTTAATTCCGCCATCAGCAATGATCGCAATTTTTAACTTACTCTCTTTCCGAGTAAAAAGAACGTTGAGCAGCGACGAAACCTGCCCAATTCCAATTCCGGTTTGAATACTGGTTGAACAAACACTGCCGCTTCCAATTCCAACTCTCACTCCGTCTGCACCTGCATCTACAAGATGTTTTAGCGAAGAACCGTGCGCAATATTTCCAACAATAACTTTAATGCGGACATTTTTTTTAACCTGTTCAGTCTTCTTCAATACTTCTCGGTTGCTGGCGTTTGCAGTATCAATACAAACAACGCGTCTGCCTTCGGCAAGTTTTTTAACTACGTCGATGGGTGTATTAAGTGCTATCGATATTGCAGTAATTTTTCTGGTTCCATTATTATTTTTTAATAACTCATCGAGTGATGAATCAAAACGATTTACTATTCCCAGGCAGCCTAGATTATTAAGTTCTTTCGCCATCTCGATTCCTGTAACTGACTCCATCGGACTTGATACGATTGGAACAGAAAGCTTTAAACCTAAAAAATTGGAAGCAGTATCAACTTCTTTTCTTGATTTGATTCCTGATATCTCAGTCGGAATTAAACTAATATCATCGTAGGTTAATGATTGATGATAATTGTTCAAAGTTAGTTTGTTATATATTTTCATAATAAATCTTCCATTTCATTGAGAACCTGATTCATCCTGTCACTCACCGCCTGAACGGGTTCGTGAGAATTCATATCTACTCCGGCTTTAGTTAAAATATTAATAGGATAATCTGAACTTCCTGCTTTCAGGAAATCCAAATATTTATTCACTGCAGTTATACCTTCTGTCTTTACTTTTTTTGCGAGTACTTCTGAAGCTGCAAATCCGGTTGCATACTGATAAACATAAAAGTTGTAATAAAAATGCGGAATTCTTGCCCACGTAAACTGTTCTTCATCCGCTACATGCATATCCGGTCCCCAATATTTCTGATACATACTGCTGTACATTTCATTCAAAACATCTGCTGTTAAAGATTCCCCCATTTCTGTTTTCTTGTAAACAATCATTTCAAATT is from Ignavibacteriota bacterium and encodes:
- a CDS encoding heavy-metal-associated domain-containing protein codes for the protein MIKIFKIEGMSCHHCVMAVQKNLEKLNLEKIKVQIGSADVEFDEQKINENQIIKAIEDAGYKVVH
- a CDS encoding integration host factor subunit beta; protein product: MTKADIVDKVAAGTGLTKLETEAIVEGFLKTVIEALKEGKGIEIRGFGSYRVKKKNARQARNPKTGESVFVPEHYVPSFKFSKDFKDLVNTGMLEKNRR
- a CDS encoding copper-translocating P-type ATPase, whose amino-acid sequence is MSDNQKHNFSFEKISVPVEGMTCASCVARVEKTLSKLDGIKNVTVNLASEKATFEFDPQAVSQEDISNAIEDAGYKIDLSSLYNKDKSSGHSTDRKSDFDKELRTDFLIAVVLTIPIFLLSMGMMWNWTMDSLPFSHETLNKIIFLLTIPVIFISGKRFYKIFWKNLQHFTADMNSLVAIGTGSAFLYSTLLVLFPEIVSDQSSSHHVYFETAAVIITLILMGRWLESKAKSKTNLAIKKLIELKPQKVLVRKDGVEQEILIEDLSPGNIVIIKPGSKIPADGNIITGYSVVDESMITGESLPIEKNKGSKVIGGTINKTGTFEFEVTAVGDNSVLGQIIKMVEEAQGSKAPIQKMADKIASIFVPVIILIALFTFIGWLIFSSAGFSAALINFVSVLIIACPCALGLATPTAIIVGTGKGAEKGILIKNAESLELAHKIDTIIFDKTGTLTTGKPVVNSIHTNRLNENELLQLAGSLEQRSEHPIANAIVNYAKNRNITFTNVEEFISLTGSGLKGSINSNEVLAGNKTLMDNYSISTEFFRPFLDDTSNQSKSHVFIAVNGRAEGLIFLEDELKSNSGEVINKLKEMKLTTVLLSGDNNAAAKTISEKAGFDSFKAELLPDDKLNAITDFQNSGKIVAMVGDGINDAPALTKSDIGIAIGTGTDVAIESGDIVLMSGDLNGVVNAIKLSRLTVRSIKQNLFWAFIYNLIGIPLAAFGLLNPMIAALAMSFSSVSVVSNSLRLKRKKF
- a CDS encoding bacterioferritin — translated: MSKKKFNKSIELLNKAVADELLAIHQYMYFHFHCDDQGYDLLASLFKKTAIQEMIHVEKLSERILFLKGDVEMKIVGTVKKIKEPKDMLKCAADMEDESAKEYNLWANECSANADAVSKKIFEELVLDEETHYDQFDTEMENMVKFGENYFALQAIERSKVVSARGPAAE
- the mraZ gene encoding division/cell wall cluster transcriptional repressor MraZ; this encodes MFKGQFTYSIDSKSRISIPAKVRKHISPDANDTIVMTKGLSSCIDLYPLDEWQKIEEKLLKLNQFQPDDLRFIRMFVQYAHEDIMDSQSRILIPQMLIDYAKIEKEVLIIGALRKIEVWNPKVYDEYLKQSPMSYEEIASKVMTD
- a CDS encoding helix-turn-helix transcriptional regulator; its protein translation is METKLYIKNMVCDRCIKVVKSELSQLGYNVVQITLGEAIIESDKSHDLTEIKNVLVGNGFDLVDDKTSKLIEKIKVLIINKIHHDSEALEKFSFSKFISKEIAVNYSHLSSVFSAGEGITIEKFIIKQKIEKVKELLTYDELTLSEIAYKLGYSSVQHLSNQFRQVTGLNPTYFKKLKDRKRNPLDHLE
- the rsmH gene encoding 16S rRNA (cytosine(1402)-N(4))-methyltransferase RsmH; amino-acid sequence: MYFEGTLGFGGHTEEIFNRLSTKGKIVSTDVDLNAFNYCKNKFNNKDRIKLYNFNFSFVDVIAKIESLEFFDGIFADLGVSSFQLDNAAAGFSYSVDSALDLRLDKSFKKTAADFINEESEDKIADVIYNYGEEKNSRKIAHQISLARDKKRIESTDELKKIIASVTNPKYLTKTLSRVFQALRIYVNDELAVLKSFLNNSLPVLRKGGRLVVISYHSLEDRIVKDFFKYENLSCVCPPDSPICNCGKVKRLNILTKKPIVPSEFEILNNKRARSAKLRVAERI
- a CDS encoding transpeptidase family protein → MNNSRVLLVLIFTMLLFGALVYRLINLQIVKSDELSYFAKRQQTNTQTIKAERGFIFDRNEVLLVYNRNDYSFFVDLRMLPQTEKTKLAGIFSKVIGKSKKHYLNLMRGTGKTICLEKKVSFEKSVNLFEYKNHAFFYVEEPVSVFHYGSLASHIIGYVDNDYKGVNGISKSFDHILKGRDGFRIVERNAMGDIISISENETQPSVPGDDIYLTIDKRYQAIAEEELKESLKSNGGESATCIIMNPNSGEILALANINDYDPNNFWEYNDFERKNRAITDSYEPGSTFKVITLAALLEEKACNEAERINVENGVYKFRNNYIRDTHKFESLTVREIIEESSNIGIAKLVQRISDEKYYQYVRGFGFGTFTSISLPGEVTGKLVELDKWSKLTKTYMSHGYNISVTPLQLTNAFCAVVNGGILYRPQIVKRQVDKNGKIVEEFSPVAVRRVVSEKTSERMRNILLGAVENGTGSQAKIESLSIGGKTGTSKLVIDGKYSNTQYYSSFIGFYPADKPEIVCFVLINKPKGQYYGGAVSAPVFKKIISRIHDLENGMYDNSVPHQDIKITEHKGDSFNDNIVELESKNRSSITGTQNIFISSRGKNLMPDLTGKTIKEAILILNDLKIKWSVSGSGVVTEQSISPGNAIDKKKTCILTCSPITPTGARIY
- a CDS encoding tetratricopeptide repeat protein yields the protein MKDRKYNTTEKQQTRKTIQRNVNSEKINSKENKANNEKVLDNKKILIISLVVVVTFITILIVTGVFDSGVQQNVTQMNTESQNSTVNMANMQEINNLENKIAANPEDMESTLHLAHLLQDSGLFEKAVTNYKNYLIKNPANADARVDMAICYYNLNDYNTAIAEMENALKYQPKHQIAHLNLGIVNLTARNMEASKEWFKKTVEIDPNSDAGKRAQELLTSH
- a CDS encoding guanosine monophosphate reductase, with amino-acid sequence MKIYNKLTLNNYHQSLTYDDISLIPTEISGIKSRKEVDTASNFLGLKLSVPIVSSPMESVTGIEMAKELNNLGCLGIVNRFDSSLDELLKNNNGTRKITAISIALNTPIDVVKKLAEGRRVVCIDTANASNREVLKKTEQVKKNVRIKVIVGNIAHGSSLKHLVDAGADGVRVGIGSGSVCSTSIQTGIGIGQVSSLLNVLFTRKESKLKIAIIADGGIKGAGDVAKAIALGADAVMLGRLLAGTRETPGEVIRYNDQLWKKYRGSASFGVKMKNEFIEGEETMVSYKGAVQNVVNAISDGLRSSMSYMNCRTIDDLRKIETFAVLSNYSYLERLPKP